In one Verrucomicrobiia bacterium genomic region, the following are encoded:
- a CDS encoding purine-nucleoside phosphorylase → MPMKQVQKSGHDLLARIDEAAEAVSRAVEAKPEIAVILGTGLGGLSRKIEGKTEIAYDQVPHFPQATVESHQGKLVFGTLAGKAVAAMEGRFHYYEGYSMDEVAFPVRVLKMLGAKVLVVTNASGGLNLAYRKGELVLIEDHINFMGTNPLIGPNDERLGPRFPDMIEPYSARLAGIAEAAARKEKISLRRGVYLGVSGPCLETRAEYRMMRGMGADLVGMSTVPEVIAAVHMGMEVLGLSVVTDLCDPDHLEPVNIKEIIKTANEAGPKLDKLVESFIAAV, encoded by the coding sequence ATGCCCATGAAGCAGGTTCAGAAATCCGGCCATGATCTCCTTGCACGCATCGATGAGGCCGCCGAAGCCGTCTCGCGCGCCGTCGAGGCAAAGCCCGAGATCGCCGTGATTCTGGGAACGGGACTCGGAGGCCTTTCGCGCAAGATCGAAGGAAAGACCGAGATCGCCTACGATCAGGTGCCGCATTTCCCGCAGGCGACGGTCGAGTCGCACCAGGGCAAACTCGTGTTCGGAACGCTGGCCGGCAAAGCCGTGGCCGCGATGGAAGGGCGCTTTCATTATTATGAAGGCTACAGCATGGATGAGGTCGCGTTCCCGGTGCGCGTTCTGAAGATGCTGGGCGCGAAGGTCCTTGTCGTGACGAATGCCTCGGGCGGGTTGAACCTGGCCTACCGCAAGGGCGAGCTGGTGCTGATCGAAGACCACATTAATTTCATGGGGACGAATCCCTTGATCGGGCCCAACGACGAGCGCCTGGGCCCGCGCTTTCCGGACATGATCGAGCCGTATTCGGCGCGGCTGGCAGGAATCGCCGAAGCGGCCGCGCGTAAGGAAAAGATTTCGCTGCGCCGCGGCGTGTATCTCGGCGTGAGCGGCCCTTGCCTGGAAACGCGCGCGGAATACCGCATGATGCGCGGCATGGGCGCGGACCTTGTCGGCATGTCCACGGTGCCGGAAGTGATCGCGGCCGTGCACATGGGCATGGAAGTGCTGGGGCTCAGCGTGGTCACGGACCTTTGCGATCCGGACCATCTGGAGCCCGTGAACATCAAGGAAATCATCAAAACGGCCAATGAAGCCGGGCCGAAACTCGATAAGCTCGTCGAGAGCTTTATCGCGGCGGTTTAA
- the ileS gene encoding isoleucine--tRNA ligase, whose product MTQEKNYKDTLNLPQTEFPMKADLARREPELLKKWEEEGLYPRLREASKKRKTKYVLHDGPPYANGHIHIGHALNKILKDIIVKYQTLKGHDAPYVPGWDCHGLPIEHQCLKDMGKRKEEVERVPFRKQARAYAEKFVGIQREEFKRLGVFGEWDKPYLTMNYSYQASIAESFLKIYDKGYIEQRLKPVPWCWDCETALADAELEYEDKLDDTVYVLFPASDAPGLNYLVWTTTPWTLPANVGLAFHPDLDYVTVETEKGKFILASELLGKLQGKLGWSQVKELGVQKGKAFAGKTAKHPFLNRESKVIMADYVSATDGTGIVHIAPGHGEDDYVYGYIQNHLPILSPVNHWGKFTNEFPEAENLHVLKAGNAKVIEILQGKGALAHQEKYSHSYPHCWRCKKPIIFRATPQWFMKIEHKDLRERMSAAIQNQIKFTPDWGKNRIGTMVETRPDWCLSRQRYWGVPIPMVHCLDCQTSFPADAKKIREVFEKESADAWFSRPATDFLPSGFKCKCGSSNLKQDEDIIDVWFDSGVSHQAVLRHSEKTGGELRYPANLYLEGSDQHRGWFQSSLTAAMAIEETPPFRGLLTHGFVMDGEGKKMSKSAGNVVSPQDVMKQYGADILRLWVSSCDYQFDVRLSPDILKQLADSYRKIRNTFRYILANLYDFNPDQDAVEFEVLNPLDKWAIVTTDKLGKQVDEAYASFAFHEIYQLIYNFCTVQLSSYYFDILKDTLYTGRRDGALRRSAQTGLFYILRNMAKWLAPILPLTMDEVWRSFPIESGVKSVHESLWQAEERRWDGYEEWSHIRAIRDSITPSLEKKRESGMIGSSLEAKLYLKVGDAGLARILEKNWDELRRVFIVSQIHVLEGARQDEEQVPYLGEGAGAKITLSVEKADGAKCVRCWTYSPFVGTHKEHSGLCDKCLDAVEAIKA is encoded by the coding sequence ATGACGCAGGAAAAAAATTACAAAGACACGCTGAATCTTCCGCAGACGGAATTTCCCATGAAAGCCGACCTCGCGCGACGCGAGCCGGAGCTTTTGAAGAAATGGGAAGAGGAAGGGCTTTATCCGCGCCTGCGCGAGGCTTCAAAAAAGCGCAAGACGAAATACGTCCTGCATGACGGCCCGCCGTACGCGAACGGGCACATTCACATCGGCCATGCACTGAACAAAATCCTCAAAGACATCATCGTCAAATACCAGACGCTGAAGGGCCACGACGCGCCGTACGTTCCGGGCTGGGACTGCCACGGCCTTCCGATCGAACACCAATGCCTGAAAGACATGGGCAAGCGCAAGGAAGAAGTCGAGCGCGTGCCGTTCCGCAAGCAGGCGCGCGCGTACGCGGAAAAATTCGTCGGCATCCAGCGCGAGGAATTCAAGCGCCTGGGCGTTTTCGGCGAATGGGACAAGCCGTACCTCACGATGAACTATTCGTATCAGGCCTCGATCGCGGAATCCTTTTTGAAAATCTACGACAAAGGCTACATCGAGCAGCGCCTCAAGCCCGTGCCCTGGTGCTGGGACTGCGAAACCGCGCTCGCGGATGCGGAGCTGGAATACGAAGACAAGCTGGACGACACGGTGTACGTGCTTTTCCCGGCGTCCGATGCGCCCGGCTTGAATTACCTCGTGTGGACGACCACCCCTTGGACACTTCCCGCCAACGTGGGCCTTGCGTTTCATCCGGATCTCGACTACGTCACGGTCGAAACGGAAAAAGGCAAATTCATCTTGGCCAGCGAACTGCTCGGGAAACTCCAGGGCAAGCTGGGCTGGAGCCAGGTCAAGGAACTCGGCGTTCAAAAAGGAAAGGCCTTTGCCGGCAAAACCGCGAAGCATCCATTTTTGAACCGCGAATCCAAAGTGATCATGGCCGATTACGTGTCCGCGACCGACGGTACGGGCATCGTGCATATCGCACCGGGCCATGGTGAAGACGACTATGTGTACGGGTACATCCAGAACCACCTTCCGATCCTGTCGCCGGTCAATCACTGGGGAAAATTCACGAATGAATTTCCGGAAGCGGAAAACCTCCACGTGTTGAAGGCGGGCAACGCGAAGGTGATCGAGATCCTTCAGGGAAAAGGCGCGCTGGCGCACCAGGAAAAATACTCTCACTCGTATCCGCATTGCTGGCGCTGCAAAAAGCCCATCATCTTCCGGGCGACCCCGCAATGGTTCATGAAGATCGAGCATAAAGACCTGCGCGAGCGCATGAGCGCGGCGATCCAGAATCAAATCAAGTTCACGCCCGATTGGGGCAAGAACCGCATCGGTACCATGGTCGAGACGCGCCCGGACTGGTGCCTGTCGCGCCAACGCTACTGGGGCGTGCCCATTCCCATGGTGCATTGCCTGGACTGCCAGACCAGCTTTCCCGCGGACGCGAAAAAAATCCGGGAAGTTTTCGAAAAAGAAAGCGCGGACGCCTGGTTCAGCCGCCCGGCAACGGACTTCCTGCCGTCAGGATTCAAGTGCAAGTGCGGTTCCTCGAATCTCAAACAGGACGAAGACATCATCGACGTGTGGTTTGATTCGGGAGTCAGCCATCAGGCTGTCCTGCGCCATTCGGAAAAAACCGGCGGAGAGCTGCGCTATCCCGCGAACTTGTACCTGGAAGGCTCGGACCAGCACCGCGGCTGGTTCCAGAGCTCGCTCACGGCGGCCATGGCCATCGAGGAAACGCCGCCGTTCCGCGGCCTGCTGACGCATGGCTTCGTGATGGACGGCGAAGGGAAGAAAATGTCCAAGTCCGCGGGCAATGTGGTGAGCCCGCAGGATGTCATGAAACAATACGGCGCCGACATCCTGCGGTTGTGGGTTTCATCCTGCGACTACCAGTTCGACGTGCGTCTTTCCCCGGACATTCTGAAGCAGCTGGCGGACTCCTACCGCAAGATCCGCAATACCTTCCGGTACATCCTGGCCAATTTATATGATTTCAACCCGGACCAAGACGCGGTAGAATTCGAAGTGCTGAACCCGCTGGACAAGTGGGCCATCGTCACGACCGACAAGCTGGGCAAACAGGTGGACGAGGCGTACGCGTCGTTTGCCTTTCACGAAATCTACCAGCTGATCTATAATTTCTGCACGGTCCAGCTGAGCTCGTATTATTTTGACATTCTGAAAGACACCCTCTACACGGGGCGGCGCGACGGCGCCTTGCGGCGTTCGGCGCAGACCGGGCTCTTTTACATTTTGCGCAACATGGCCAAGTGGCTCGCGCCCATTCTTCCGCTGACGATGGACGAAGTCTGGCGCTCGTTTCCGATCGAAAGCGGCGTGAAGTCCGTGCATGAGAGCCTGTGGCAGGCGGAAGAGCGCCGCTGGGACGGCTACGAAGAATGGTCCCACATCCGCGCGATTCGGGATTCCATCACGCCGTCGCTCGAGAAAAAGCGCGAGAGCGGGATGATCGGCTCGAGCCTGGAAGCGAAGCTGTACCTCAAGGTCGGAGACGCGGGGCTGGCGCGCATTTTGGAAAAGAACTGGGACGAATTGCGGCGCGTTTTCATCGTGTCGCAGATTCACGTGCTCGAGGGCGCGCGGCAGGACGAAGAACAGGTGCCGTACCTCGGCGAAGGCGCGGGAGCAAAAATCACGTTGTCGGTGGAAAAGGCGGACGGCGCGAAATGCGTGCGCTGCTGGACGTATTCGCCTTTCGTCGGAACGCACAAGGAACATTCGGGCCTGTGCGACAAGTGCTTGGACGCAGTGGAGGCCATCAAGGCTTGA
- the proC gene encoding pyrroline-5-carboxylate reductase: MALKGKKIGLVGVGNMGSAILDGLLSRRLVASENLWVFDKDAAKSGRFAEEARVHAANSNTELVQKTDIVLLAVKPQDLTSVSPELKRALGPRHIVISILAGMSLDKLRQHLGESVLVRAMPNLGAKVGQSMTALASSSGAGLDCAEEIFSACGKTVRLDESHFDLITALSGSGPAYFFLLMELMAKKAMEKGLGRETAELLAAQTAVGAALVAQASAQSAAELRAMVTSKGGTTEAALKVLADKGVEESFLQAFEAAEKRGRELRGA; encoded by the coding sequence ATGGCTCTGAAGGGAAAAAAAATCGGTCTTGTCGGCGTCGGCAACATGGGCAGCGCCATTCTCGACGGCCTTCTTTCCCGCAGGCTCGTGGCTTCGGAAAATCTGTGGGTGTTTGACAAAGACGCCGCCAAATCCGGCCGTTTCGCGGAAGAGGCGCGGGTGCATGCCGCAAATTCCAATACCGAGCTTGTCCAGAAAACCGACATCGTTTTACTCGCGGTCAAGCCCCAGGACCTCACCTCGGTTTCGCCGGAGCTGAAGAGAGCGCTGGGGCCGCGGCACATCGTCATTTCAATTCTGGCCGGCATGTCGCTGGACAAGCTGCGCCAGCATCTTGGGGAATCCGTGCTCGTGCGCGCGATGCCGAACCTGGGCGCGAAGGTGGGGCAGTCCATGACCGCGCTCGCGTCTTCGTCCGGGGCCGGGCTGGACTGCGCGGAAGAAATTTTTTCGGCCTGCGGGAAAACCGTGCGGCTCGACGAATCGCATTTTGACCTGATCACCGCGCTGAGCGGCAGCGGGCCGGCTTATTTTTTCCTGCTCATGGAGCTGATGGCGAAGAAGGCCATGGAAAAAGGACTCGGGCGGGAAACCGCCGAGCTTCTCGCGGCGCAGACGGCCGTGGGCGCCGCGCTCGTCGCGCAGGCTTCCGCGCAAAGCGCGGCGGAACTGCGCGCGATGGTGACTTCCAAAGGCGGGACGACCGAGGCCGCGCTCAAAGTGCTGGCCGACAAGGGCGTCGAGGAATCATTTTTGCAGGCGTTCGAGGCCGCGGAAAAGCGCGGCCGGGAATTACGCGGCGCCTGA
- a CDS encoding YggT family protein, which translates to MFIFGELFKSLAFLINGVCQLLYWLIFARIIISWFPVDPYHQIVQFLNQVTEPILAPFRRIPLQIGMLDMTPLVAFIALHFVNTVLVRILLTAAYQFGAA; encoded by the coding sequence ATGTTTATTTTCGGGGAACTTTTTAAGAGCCTGGCCTTTTTGATCAACGGCGTTTGCCAGCTCCTTTACTGGCTGATCTTCGCGAGGATCATCATTTCCTGGTTTCCCGTGGACCCTTACCATCAGATCGTTCAGTTCCTGAACCAGGTGACGGAGCCGATTCTCGCGCCTTTCCGCCGAATCCCGCTGCAGATCGGGATGCTCGACATGACGCCGCTCGTCGCTTTCATCGCGCTGCATTTCGTCAATACCGTGCTGGTCCGGATCCTGCTCACCGCGGCTTATCAGTTCGGAGCGGCCTAG